GAGACCGCCGCCGACGATGACCAGGTCGGCGCGTGACAGCGCGAGACGCAGGGTGTCGACGATACGCCCCAGGTTGTCTCCGACGACATTTTTGTGATACAAGGTCACGCCGCGTGACTTGAGTTCGCTGGCCAGGAAGGCCGCGTTGGTGTCGGTGATTTCTCCGAGCAGCAACTCGGTCCCTACACTCACGATTTCTGCTATCAGCGTAACCACCTCGGGTCAGTATAACAGAAAACGAAACAGGAAGAAGTCGAAAACATGCGCGCAGTGTAGCCTGCAGTTCGTGGCCAACCGGATGCAAGCCGGACAGTGTCCGAAGATCACAGCCCCCGGCTGCCTCGGATTCAACGCACCTCGCCCGTGGGGAGCGTGAGGATACCGGTGGCCACCTTTTCGACCAGCCTGCGGTCGTGCGACGCGAACAGCACCGTGCCAGGGTACTCGCGCAGCAATTCCTCAAGCGCGCCGATGGCTTCCAGGTCCAGGTGATTGGTCGGCTCGTCCAGTATCAGCAGGGACGCGCGCGTCACGGCCAGGCGTGCAAGAGACAGACGCGTATGCTGACCCCCCGAAAGCCCGCTCAGCACAAAATCCGGTTGGGGTGGCAAGCCCAGCCGGGCCAGCAGGTGGTGCAGGTCCTGGGTACGAAGCGCCGGTTGTGCCGCGCGCAAGGCTTCGTCCTGGGTGCGATACCCGTGCAGCTCCTCGCCATGCTGCCCGGCCCAGTACACGCTGAGGCCATGACCGGTGACCACGCTGCCCGTCGTCGGTGTCAGCTGGCCCAGCAGGGCGGCGATCAGGGAACTCTTGCCGCTGCCGTTCGGACCCCTCAGGGCCAGCTTCTCTCCGCGCCGCAAGGTGAAGCTGAGGTCGGTGAACAGCACTCGCTCGCCGCGGGTGAGGCCAAGACGCTCCACGCGCAGCACGTCCGAGGGTCCGGGCGGCACACCGGGCAGTGGCACCTCCACGCGTGCGCGTTCCTGATAGGGTTTCTTCAGCACGCACATCTGCTCCAGCCGCTTTTCCAGGGCTTTGGCCCGCGAGGCGTTCACGTTCTGGGCGTTTTGCGCCTTGCCCTTTGCGAGCAGCTTGTCGCCGTCGGACGCACGGCTCGGGTTGTAGGTGTTCGCGCTGCGGGCCTTGCTTTGCCGCCGTTGCATCTCCTCGGTGAGGGCCGTACGTTTGCGTTCCTGTGCTTCGTACTGTCGTTCCTGCGCTTCGCGCAGCGTACGCTTGACCGCCATCGCCTCGGAGTAATTGCCCCTGAACTCGTGGAGTTGCCCGCGCTCCAGCTCTGCCACGCGCGTCACGGTCGCATCGAGAAAAGCCCGGTCGTGTGACACGACGAGGGTTGCCGCAGGAGAAGCGCGCACCCACGCCTCCAGCCACGCCAGGCTTTCCGTGTCGAGGTGGTTGGTCGGTTCGTCCAGAAGCCACACCTCGGCACGAGAGAGCAGCAACGCCGCCAGCATGACCCGGCGTCCCTGACCGCCCGAGAGTTCAGCAGTACTCAATTCAGCGCGCAGATCCAAACCAGCAAGGACGGCCGCCGCGCGTCCCTCGAAGTCGTAGCCGCCCAGTACCCGGTAATGCTCTTCGGCAAGCGAGAACGCCTCCAGGTGCGCGGACGTGGGGTCGGTGAGGCGGTCCTGCGCTTTTTCCAGGACGGCGCGGGCAGTGAGCAGCTCCCGTGGTGTCACCGCTTCCAGCACGGTTCCTGCGACGCGCTCGGCATGCTGGCCCAGCAGTGCCACCCGCCCGGACGTGTGCACGCTGCCCACGTCGGGCCGTTCCGTGCCCGCCATCAGACGCAGCAATGTGCTTTTCCCGCTGCCATTCGCACCGATCAGGGCAACTTTGTCGCCCGCGCTCAGCTCAAGCGACACGCCTTCGAATACCTTGTGGTCGCCAAATTGCTTGGCGACACGTTTTACGGAAACACCGTGCATGACCACGCTGACCTCCTCTCGGAGAGAAACGAACGTTCAACTGTTGCGTTCGGTCAGCGGCGTTCGGTCATGCAGCTTCACTCCTACGAGGACGGCGGGCCTTCCCCCAGGAAACCTGGTCGGGACCTGTTCACCTTAACGGGCCTGCTGCGCCGGCTCAATACGTCAAGCGGCATACCTTCACCGGAGGCGCCCGCTTTTCCGGAACCCCGTCCGGGCCTCAATTCGTCGCGGGCTGCGCGCTAGTCTTTACTTCATGACGCAGCTTGACACAGAAGCATCACGCACTCGGCTTTCCAGCCAGGCCATTGACCTGCGCTCGGATACCGTCACGGTGCCCGACGAGCGCATGCGCAGCGCGATGGCGCAGGCCGTCGTGGGCGACGATGTGTACGGTGAAGACGCCACGGTGAACCAGTTGCAGGCGGAGGCCGCTGAACTCATGGGCTTCGAGGCCGGTCTGTTCATGCCGAGCGGCACCATGACCAATCAGGTGGCCATCGCCGTGCACACGCAGCGCGGCCAGGAAGTGATCGTGCCCGAGGGAGCGCACGTCTACGAGTGGGAGCTCGGCATGATGGCGACCTTCTCGGGCGTTGTGCCGCGTTTCGTGCCTGCGCCGGCCGGAGTACCGGCGCCCGAAAGCGTCCGGGCGGGTGTGCGCCGCTCGATTCACCAGAGCCCCACCGGCCTGATCGTACTGGAAAATACCCACAACAAGGCGGGCGGAACGGTCGTACCCCTGGAGGTCATTCACGGGGTGCGCGAGGTGGCGAACTCTGAGGGAATTCCCCTGCACCTTGACGGCGCGCGGGTGATGAACGCCGCCGTCGCGCTTGGTGTGCCGCTGGCCGAGATCACCCGTCCCTTCGATTCGGTCAGTCTGTGCCTTTCCAAAGGGCTCGGTGCGCCGGTGGGCAGCGTGCTGGTCGGATCACGCGAATTCATTGGGCGCGCTCACCGGTACCGCAAGATGATGGGTGGGGGTATGCGCCAGGCAGGGATGCTGGCGGCCGCCGGCCTGCTGGCCCTGCGCGAAGGGCCCGCCCGACTGACACACGATCATCGCCGTGCCCGTGAATTGGCGCAGGCTTTGGTCAACGCCGGATTCTCGGTCGATTTGAGCAGTGTGCAGACCAACATGGTGTACGCGACCGTCCCGGGCGCGCAGGCCCGGGTCGACGCCTGGAGCGCGCAGGGCGTGAAAGCCAATGCGCTGGGACCGGACACCGTGCGTTTCGTGCTGCATCACCAGATCACCGACGAGATGCTCACGCGCGCCATTGCCGTGCTGGGAGCCTGAAACGGGAAGAAGACCAAGCGTGGCAAGGATGATTCCACGCTTGGTCTTTTCGGCTATGACGCCGTTTGCCCGGTCCTCGGTTAGGCTGGCGGCATGACGTCCGAGTCCGGCGCCTCTTTGCCTTCCGCTGCCCCCGAACTGTCCCACCTCAATCCCGTGACC
The Deinococcus peraridilitoris DSM 19664 genome window above contains:
- the abc-f gene encoding ribosomal protection-like ABC-F family protein; the encoded protein is MHGVSVKRVAKQFGDHKVFEGVSLELSAGDKVALIGANGSGKSTLLRLMAGTERPDVGSVHTSGRVALLGQHAERVAGTVLEAVTPRELLTARAVLEKAQDRLTDPTSAHLEAFSLAEEHYRVLGGYDFEGRAAAVLAGLDLRAELSTAELSGGQGRRVMLAALLLSRAEVWLLDEPTNHLDTESLAWLEAWVRASPAATLVVSHDRAFLDATVTRVAELERGQLHEFRGNYSEAMAVKRTLREAQERQYEAQERKRTALTEEMQRRQSKARSANTYNPSRASDGDKLLAKGKAQNAQNVNASRAKALEKRLEQMCVLKKPYQERARVEVPLPGVPPGPSDVLRVERLGLTRGERVLFTDLSFTLRRGEKLALRGPNGSGKSSLIAALLGQLTPTTGSVVTGHGLSVYWAGQHGEELHGYRTQDEALRAAQPALRTQDLHHLLARLGLPPQPDFVLSGLSGGQHTRLSLARLAVTRASLLILDEPTNHLDLEAIGALEELLREYPGTVLFASHDRRLVEKVATGILTLPTGEVR
- a CDS encoding threonine aldolase family protein — protein: MTQLDTEASRTRLSSQAIDLRSDTVTVPDERMRSAMAQAVVGDDVYGEDATVNQLQAEAAELMGFEAGLFMPSGTMTNQVAIAVHTQRGQEVIVPEGAHVYEWELGMMATFSGVVPRFVPAPAGVPAPESVRAGVRRSIHQSPTGLIVLENTHNKAGGTVVPLEVIHGVREVANSEGIPLHLDGARVMNAAVALGVPLAEITRPFDSVSLCLSKGLGAPVGSVLVGSREFIGRAHRYRKMMGGGMRQAGMLAAAGLLALREGPARLTHDHRRARELAQALVNAGFSVDLSSVQTNMVYATVPGAQARVDAWSAQGVKANALGPDTVRFVLHHQITDEMLTRAIAVLGA